The Mycolicibacterium parafortuitum nucleotide sequence CTCTCGATCTGCTCCGGCGTGAGGGATTCAGCGGGCTGACGGTGCGCCGGGTGGCCGCCGAGGCGGGTGTCGGAGCCGCCACCGCGTACACCTATTTCTCGTCCAAGGAGCACCTCGTCGCCGAGGTGTTCTGGCGACGGCTGACCGGCTCGCCGCGCATCGAACACACCTCCGACGACCGCGCCGCGCGGGTCACCGAGGTGCTCGGCCACATCTCCTCGCTGGTCGCCGACGAACCGGAGTTCGCGGGCGCGGTGACCACCGCGCTGCTCGGCAGGGATCCCGATGTGGAGGAACTGCGGGCGCGCATCGGCGCCGACGTCCGCGGCAGGCTGGCCGAAGCACTCGGGTCCGCCACCGATCCGGACGTGATCGACGCGCTGGAGATGCTCTACTCCGGGGCGCTGGTGCGCGCCGGGATGGGCCACGCGTCGTACGAGGCGATCGCCGCGAAGCTGGAGAAGTCCGCGCGACTGCTGCTCGGCTGAGGCGAACCCGTTACCGGGGCCCGAGCAATGCGGTCGCCGCGACGACCGCGGGGCCGGCGATGCCGTGCATGTCCCGCCCGTCCTCGACGAACAGGGCGGTCAGCTCCCGTAGCCCACCGAGCAGGATCAGCGCGATCGGCGGGGTGATCGGGTCCAGGCCGGCGCGCCGGAAGCCCGCGCTGCTGGTCAACGTCACCAGCATGTCGGTCAGATCCTGCATCACCTGCCGGTGCAACGGGCGTGCCACCGCGCCGAGCGCGGGCGCCTCCCGGATCCAGCACAGCGTGATCGCGGGACGGGCGCTGATGTGCTCGACGTAGGCGTCGACGGCCTGGTGGATCTGTCGCTGCCAGTCCGATCCGGCGTCGACGGCGGCGTTGATGCCCGCGATGAGGTCGACGTTGTTGCGGCGCAGCAGCTCGAGCAGGCACTGCTCCTTGCTGGCGAAGTGCTCGTAGAACGTGCGCTTGGAGGTCCGCGCGTGCCGCACCACGTCGGCGACGGTGGTGTCGCGGAATCCGCGATCGCCGATCGAGGTCGCCAGACCGTCGAGCAGGCGGTCGGTGACCGGGCCCGCGTCGACGAACACCACCGGTGTCGAGGTCACACCGGACACCTCCTCAACCCTTGCGGCCTGTTGGTACTACCCGGTACCGTACTCGCCATGACGACGGTACACCGCAGTACCAAGCCCGCCGGCCTCGACCTTCCGGTCCGCCTTCCGCCGGCGCCCCGGATTCCGCGTCTGGCGCAGGCCCTCGGGTTCTCGCTGTCGCGGCAGTGGACCGTCGAACAGATCGCCCGCCGCTACGGCGATGCGTTCACGATGACGCTGCCGGTCTTCGGCCCGACCGTGATGGTCACCGAGCCGGGCCTGGCCAAGCAGGTGTTCATGGCCAACACCGACGACGTCGGCAACATTCAGCCGAACCTGTCCCGGGTGCTGGGCTCGGGATCGGTGTTCGCGCTCGACGGGATGGACCACCGCCGTCGCCGCAAGTTGTTGACGCCGCCGTTCCACGGCAAGAGCATCAAGAATTACGAGAGGATCTTCGAAGAGGAGACGTTGCGCGAGGCGGCGAGCTGGCCCGAGGGGCAGCCCTTCGAGACGCTCGAACCGATGATGCGGATCACCCTGAACGTGATCCTGCGGGCCGTCTTCGGCGCCGACGGTGCGCAACTCGACGAATTGCGGCGCATCATCCCGCCGTGGGTCACGCTCGGCTCGCGGCTGTCGGTGCTGCCGACGCCGCAACGCACCTACGGGCGGTTCAGCCCGTGGGGCAGGCTGGCCACCTACCGTCGCCAGTACGACGAGGTGATCGGGCGGCTCATCGACGCCGTGCAGGCCGATCCGGACTTCGGCACCCGCGACGACGTGCTGGCGCTGCTGCTGCGCAGCACCTACGAGGACGGTTCGTCGATGTCGCGTCAGGACATCGGCGACGAACTGCTCACCCTGCTGGCCGCCGGCCACGAGACCACCGCCGCGACGCTGGGCTGGGTGTTCGAGCGCATCAGCCGCCACCCCGATGTGCTGGCGAAGCTGGCGGCCGAGGCCGACACCGACGACAACGAATACCGCCAGGCGGTGATTTTGGAGGTCCAGCGGGCCCGCACCATCATCGACTTCGCCGGCAGGCACGTCTACGCGCCGACCTTCGAACTCGGTGAGTGGGTTGTCCCACAGGGATATTCGATCGTCGTGGCGATCCGGGAGGTGCATCACCGCAGTCAGGACTTCCCGGACCCGCAGCGGTTCGACCCGCAGCGCTTCGTCGGTCAGCGACCTCCGACGCTGTCGCACATTCCGTTCGGGGGCGGCACCCGGCGCTGCGTCGGGGCGGCGTTCGCCAACGTCGAGATGGACGTCGTATTACGGACGGTGTTGCGGCACTTCACCATCGAGACGACCGCCGCGGCGGGGGAGAAGATGCACTCACGCGGAGTGGCCTACACCCCGGCCGACGGCGGCCGTGTCGTAATGCGGCGGCGCTAGCTCAGACTCAGACTTCAGCGCGCTTGGGCAGTTTCCAGCCCG carries:
- a CDS encoding TetR/AcrR family transcriptional regulator codes for the protein MTSTPVVFVDAGPVTDRLLDGLATSIGDRGFRDTTVADVVRHARTSKRTFYEHFASKEQCLLELLRRNNVDLIAGINAAVDAGSDWQRQIHQAVDAYVEHISARPAITLCWIREAPALGAVARPLHRQVMQDLTDMLVTLTSSAGFRRAGLDPITPPIALILLGGLRELTALFVEDGRDMHGIAGPAVVAATALLGPR
- a CDS encoding cytochrome P450 is translated as MTTVHRSTKPAGLDLPVRLPPAPRIPRLAQALGFSLSRQWTVEQIARRYGDAFTMTLPVFGPTVMVTEPGLAKQVFMANTDDVGNIQPNLSRVLGSGSVFALDGMDHRRRRKLLTPPFHGKSIKNYERIFEEETLREAASWPEGQPFETLEPMMRITLNVILRAVFGADGAQLDELRRIIPPWVTLGSRLSVLPTPQRTYGRFSPWGRLATYRRQYDEVIGRLIDAVQADPDFGTRDDVLALLLRSTYEDGSSMSRQDIGDELLTLLAAGHETTAATLGWVFERISRHPDVLAKLAAEADTDDNEYRQAVILEVQRARTIIDFAGRHVYAPTFELGEWVVPQGYSIVVAIREVHHRSQDFPDPQRFDPQRFVGQRPPTLSHIPFGGGTRRCVGAAFANVEMDVVLRTVLRHFTIETTAAAGEKMHSRGVAYTPADGGRVVMRRR
- a CDS encoding TetR/AcrR family transcriptional regulator produces the protein MSDPALESTRRRLTARQADTVDRLGRAALDLLRREGFSGLTVRRVAAEAGVGAATAYTYFSSKEHLVAEVFWRRLTGSPRIEHTSDDRAARVTEVLGHISSLVADEPEFAGAVTTALLGRDPDVEELRARIGADVRGRLAEALGSATDPDVIDALEMLYSGALVRAGMGHASYEAIAAKLEKSARLLLG